Proteins found in one Actinokineospora alba genomic segment:
- a CDS encoding ABC transporter ATP-binding protein codes for MGDGRLEIDRISKSFGDVVALRELAFDVRAGELFGFVGSNGAGKTTAMRIALGVLAADSGEVRWDGAPVTLETRRRIGYMPEERGLYPKMKVGEQLVYLARLHGLTPAAAERAVADWTERLGVAERVGDEVQKLSLGNQQRVQLAAALVHDPGILVLDEPFSGLDPVAVDVMSTVLRDKAKAGVPVVFSSHQLDLVERLCDRVGIVRSGQLVACDTVDALRSTGAMELVVDAPSAPPGWADNLSGVAVKEHVGSRTVLELGDGVDDQAVLRAALATGAVTEFSRRRPSLTELFRNVVADGVAA; via the coding sequence GTGGGTGATGGGCGGCTGGAGATCGATCGGATCTCCAAGAGTTTCGGCGACGTCGTCGCGCTGCGGGAGTTGGCGTTTGACGTGCGGGCTGGGGAGTTGTTCGGGTTCGTGGGGAGCAACGGGGCCGGGAAGACGACCGCCATGCGGATCGCGCTCGGTGTCCTGGCCGCGGATTCCGGGGAGGTTCGGTGGGACGGCGCGCCGGTCACGTTGGAGACGCGGCGGCGGATCGGGTACATGCCGGAGGAGCGGGGGCTCTATCCGAAGATGAAGGTCGGCGAGCAGCTCGTCTACCTTGCCCGCCTCCACGGGCTCACGCCCGCGGCCGCCGAGCGGGCCGTCGCCGACTGGACTGAGCGGCTGGGGGTGGCCGAGCGGGTCGGTGACGAGGTGCAGAAGTTGAGTCTGGGCAACCAGCAGCGCGTGCAGCTTGCCGCCGCGTTGGTTCATGACCCAGGGATCCTTGTGTTGGACGAGCCGTTCTCCGGCTTGGACCCCGTGGCGGTGGACGTCATGAGCACCGTGTTGCGCGACAAGGCCAAGGCGGGCGTCCCGGTGGTCTTCTCCAGCCACCAACTCGACCTCGTCGAGCGGTTGTGCGACCGGGTCGGCATCGTCCGGAGTGGACAGCTGGTCGCCTGTGACACCGTGGACGCGTTGCGGTCGACCGGCGCCATGGAGCTTGTGGTGGACGCTCCCTCCGCGCCCCCTGGGTGGGCGGACAACCTCAGTGGGGTGGCGGTGAAGGAGCACGTGGGCTCGCGCACTGTGCTCGAACTCGGCGACGGGGTCGACGATCAGGCGGTGCTGCGCGCGGCGCTGGCGACCGGGGCGGTGACGGAGTTCAGCAGGCGGCGGCCGTCGTTGACCGAGTTGTTCCGCAACGTGGTGGCGGACGGGGTGGCGGCGTGA
- the mrf gene encoding ribosome hibernation factor-recruiting GTPase MRF: protein MSNDRRTRLVLVSGLHRESTAMLSARFMTGLPGTAVVHHDLRRIAEGTVRRRLRFGRADTTTTLELAHGCVSCTLREDLLPLLRALTVDPRIKRVVLHLDPMVEPEPVCWALENVLVGDQTIGDLVELEAVVGVIDPRSWLGDCSGDVPLADCGIGALDDDRTLAQVAVGQVEFADAIVTAGTAGEPWNAARVAAVLDRLTPLAPRFDLGQVDPAELLAAIPDNARRGTADGAHGPLLRGQPPLESDCGVSVTVFRDPRPFHPERLHEAIDVLLDGVVRARGRVWVASQPDVALWLESAGGGLRVGHAGAWLAAVDDEAWARADPERQAKAALEWHPRFGDRLQEIVVLAHQADPHDLTAALTAALLTDAELADEAAWPGYADPFGEWHQDPCEDSEAVDLGVPTTRKEES from the coding sequence GTGTCGAACGACCGGCGCACCCGCCTGGTCCTCGTCTCCGGCCTGCACCGGGAGTCGACGGCCATGCTGTCGGCCCGCTTCATGACCGGTCTGCCCGGCACCGCCGTCGTGCACCACGACCTGCGCCGGATCGCCGAGGGAACCGTGCGCAGGCGCCTGCGGTTCGGCCGGGCCGACACCACGACCACGCTCGAACTCGCCCACGGCTGCGTTTCCTGCACCCTGCGCGAAGACCTGCTCCCGCTGCTGCGCGCGTTGACCGTCGACCCGCGGATCAAGCGCGTCGTGCTGCACCTCGATCCGATGGTCGAGCCGGAGCCGGTGTGCTGGGCGCTGGAGAACGTCCTCGTCGGCGACCAGACGATCGGCGACCTCGTCGAGCTCGAGGCGGTTGTCGGGGTCATCGACCCGCGCTCGTGGCTGGGCGACTGCTCCGGCGACGTGCCGCTCGCCGACTGCGGCATCGGCGCCCTCGACGACGACCGCACGCTCGCCCAGGTCGCCGTCGGCCAGGTCGAGTTCGCCGACGCCATCGTCACCGCGGGCACCGCTGGGGAGCCGTGGAACGCGGCCCGGGTCGCCGCGGTGCTCGACCGGCTCACCCCCTTGGCGCCTCGGTTCGACCTCGGCCAGGTCGACCCGGCCGAGTTGCTCGCGGCGATCCCGGACAACGCCCGGCGCGGCACCGCCGACGGCGCCCACGGGCCGCTGCTGCGCGGACAGCCGCCGCTGGAGTCGGACTGCGGCGTGAGTGTCACCGTCTTCCGCGACCCCCGCCCGTTCCACCCGGAGCGGCTGCACGAGGCGATCGATGTCCTGCTCGACGGCGTCGTCCGCGCCCGCGGCCGGGTGTGGGTGGCGAGCCAGCCCGACGTCGCGCTGTGGCTGGAGTCGGCGGGCGGCGGCCTGCGGGTCGGCCACGCGGGCGCCTGGCTCGCGGCCGTCGACGACGAGGCCTGGGCCAGGGCGGACCCGGAACGCCAGGCGAAGGCGGCGCTGGAGTGGCACCCCCGCTTCGGCGACCGGCTCCAGGAGATCGTCGTGCTCGCCCACCAGGCCGATCCGCACGACCTCACCGCCGCGTTGACCGCGGCCCTGCTCACCGACGCCGAACTCGCCGACGAGGCCGCCTGGCCGGGCTACGCCGACCCGTTCGGCGAGTGGCACCAAGACCCGTGTGAGGACAGCGAGGCCGTCGATCTCGGCGTGCCGACCACCCGAAAGGAAGAATCATGA
- the rpsR gene encoding 30S ribosomal protein S18 encodes MAKPERRLPGKKKPNPLKTAGVSTVDWKDVTLLRKFISDRGKIRSRRVSGLTPQQQKQVATAIKNAREMALLPCPGPSKS; translated from the coding sequence ATGGCCAAGCCAGAACGCCGGTTGCCCGGCAAGAAGAAGCCCAATCCGCTGAAGACCGCCGGTGTGTCCACAGTGGACTGGAAAGATGTGACGCTGCTGCGCAAGTTCATCTCCGACCGGGGCAAGATCAGGTCCCGTCGGGTGAGCGGACTGACTCCGCAGCAGCAGAAGCAGGTCGCCACCGCGATCAAGAACGCGCGCGAGATGGCGCTGCTGCCCTGCCCGGGTCCCAGCAAGTCCTGA
- a CDS encoding response regulator — protein MIKVLLADDEDLVRSGLRSILTSAGDIEVVAECDDGAHVADLVRLHRPHVVLLDIRMRTTDGIVALNRVMELADPPAVAMLTTFDVDEYVQKALRLGANGFLLKDTEPTQLVNAVRDLARGGAVLDPNVAARVIAAMADGQRAAEPARKLLSSLSGRELEVVALIGQGMSNAEIGNTLHLSEATVKGYVSSVLGKIGAANRVQAALVAYRGGLIG, from the coding sequence GTGATCAAGGTTTTGCTGGCCGATGACGAGGATCTCGTCCGGTCCGGCCTGCGCTCCATCCTGACCAGCGCGGGCGACATCGAGGTAGTCGCCGAGTGCGACGACGGCGCCCACGTCGCCGATCTCGTGCGGCTGCACCGGCCGCACGTCGTCCTGCTCGACATCCGCATGCGGACCACCGACGGCATCGTCGCGCTCAACCGGGTGATGGAGCTGGCCGACCCGCCCGCGGTGGCCATGCTCACCACCTTCGACGTCGACGAGTACGTGCAGAAGGCGCTCCGGCTGGGCGCCAACGGGTTCCTGCTCAAGGACACCGAGCCGACGCAGCTCGTCAACGCCGTGCGCGACCTCGCCCGCGGCGGCGCCGTGCTCGACCCGAACGTCGCCGCCCGGGTCATCGCCGCGATGGCCGACGGGCAGCGGGCCGCCGAACCCGCGCGCAAGCTGCTGTCGTCGCTGTCGGGCCGCGAACTCGAGGTCGTCGCGCTGATCGGCCAGGGCATGTCGAACGCCGAGATCGGCAACACGCTGCACCTGTCCGAGGCCACCGTAAAGGGGTACGTGTCCTCCGTGCTCGGCAAGATCGGTGCGGCGAACCGGGTGCAGGCCGCGCTGGTGGCTTATCGCGGCGGTTTGATCGGCTAG
- a CDS encoding GGDEF domain-containing protein — protein MRTSGDRVGQDGVDADATEALSADREVRLLLDAGRSDEANSLFDQIVAKVPPGLDPWTRAALLTRRAVAAWRLRRIPLALELAAEGWSEIDTENPTGSAAADTLGRLGYLLEGIGHRRASLEMSRIAVDVARGGGDVEILAHCLQGLAGTLNFRACELPPNEAETVFREAIPLFEEGLSLVSDGRVYLALLAAYGASLAGIGDLERAERTADSALRQAEMIGSRWVNSVGHWVIATVRRKQGKLADATRHARIAVDDAEWINDVSLIQRYSQDLADICRANGDPAGEAEALRRNISARQTALETVQEGLGQALEQRRQAVRARHQAMAAQEAAERDPLTGLSNRFGLERTAPEVLERAGANGRVPWLVLIDVDWFKGVNDAAGHAAGDAALREIAQLLRAECRVGDVVARWAGDEFVVLLTEAAIDHSTSRTSSVGVAVAERIRLSVDLHDWTAVLGTTRRPTVSIGVAYGADTLEKLFANADVALYRAKRRGRNRVEVHTGA, from the coding sequence GTGAGGACATCCGGGGACCGTGTGGGGCAGGACGGCGTCGACGCGGACGCGACCGAGGCGCTGAGCGCCGACCGCGAAGTGCGGCTGCTGCTGGACGCGGGCCGCAGCGACGAGGCCAACTCCTTGTTCGACCAGATCGTCGCCAAGGTGCCCCCTGGGCTCGACCCCTGGACCAGGGCCGCGTTGCTGACCCGGCGGGCGGTCGCGGCCTGGCGGCTGCGACGCATTCCGCTGGCGCTGGAACTGGCCGCGGAGGGCTGGAGCGAGATCGACACCGAGAACCCGACCGGGTCCGCGGCCGCCGACACGCTCGGCAGGCTCGGCTACCTCCTCGAAGGCATCGGGCACCGGCGGGCGTCGCTGGAGATGAGCCGGATCGCCGTCGACGTCGCCCGCGGCGGTGGCGACGTCGAGATCCTGGCGCACTGCCTGCAAGGACTGGCGGGAACACTGAACTTCCGCGCCTGCGAACTCCCGCCGAATGAGGCGGAAACCGTGTTCCGCGAGGCGATCCCGTTGTTCGAGGAGGGCTTGTCCCTCGTCAGCGACGGTCGGGTCTACCTCGCGCTGCTCGCGGCGTACGGCGCCTCCCTGGCGGGCATCGGCGACTTGGAGCGCGCCGAGCGCACGGCCGACTCCGCGTTGCGGCAAGCCGAGATGATCGGCAGCCGGTGGGTGAACTCGGTGGGGCACTGGGTCATCGCCACGGTCCGCCGCAAGCAGGGCAAGCTCGCCGACGCCACCCGCCACGCCCGCATCGCCGTCGACGACGCCGAGTGGATCAACGACGTTTCGTTGATACAGCGGTATTCGCAGGATCTCGCCGACATCTGCCGGGCCAACGGCGACCCGGCCGGTGAAGCCGAAGCGCTGCGGCGCAACATCTCCGCCCGGCAGACCGCGCTGGAGACCGTGCAGGAAGGCCTAGGCCAGGCGCTCGAGCAGCGCAGGCAGGCGGTGCGCGCGCGACACCAGGCGATGGCCGCACAGGAGGCCGCGGAACGAGACCCGCTGACCGGGCTGAGTAACCGGTTCGGCTTGGAACGCACGGCACCCGAGGTCCTCGAACGCGCCGGGGCGAACGGGCGGGTGCCGTGGCTGGTGCTGATCGACGTCGACTGGTTCAAGGGGGTCAACGACGCCGCCGGGCACGCGGCGGGCGACGCGGCGCTGCGCGAGATCGCCCAGCTGCTGCGCGCCGAGTGCCGCGTCGGCGACGTGGTGGCGCGGTGGGCGGGCGACGAGTTCGTCGTGCTGCTCACCGAGGCGGCCATCGACCACTCGACCAGCCGGACCTCGTCGGTCGGGGTCGCGGTGGCCGAGCGGATCCGCCTGTCCGTCGACCTGCACGACTGGACCGCGGTGCTCGGCACCACGCGGCGGCCGACGGTGAGCATCGGAGTCGCCTACGGCGCGGACACCCTGGAGAAGCTGTTCGCCAACGCCGACGTCGCGCTCTACCGGGCGAAGCGGCGCGGGCGTAACCGGGTCGAGGTCCACACCGGCGCCTAG
- the rpsN gene encoding 30S ribosomal protein S14: MAKKSKIAKNEQRKLVVARNAERRAELKEAFRSPKSTDAEREAARIGLQKLPRDASPTRVRNRDAVDGRPRGFLRAFGLSRVRMREMAHRGELPGVNKSSW; encoded by the coding sequence ATGGCCAAGAAGTCGAAGATCGCCAAGAACGAGCAGCGCAAGCTGGTCGTCGCCCGCAACGCCGAGCGCCGCGCCGAACTCAAGGAGGCGTTCCGCTCGCCGAAGTCGACCGACGCCGAACGCGAGGCCGCCCGGATCGGGCTGCAGAAGCTGCCGCGCGACGCCAGCCCGACCCGCGTGCGCAACCGCGACGCCGTCGACGGCAGGCCGCGCGGGTTCCTCCGCGCGTTCGGCCTGTCCCGCGTGCGGATGCGCGAGATGGCCCACCGCGGCGAGCTTCCCGGTGTCAACAAGTCGAGTTGGTAG
- a CDS encoding ABC transporter permease → MNTWSVVGLVAGREVRTKLRSKAFIITTVATLVLLVGFALVMKLASGGSDSTVGLTGGSTSLSAPLKATADSIGQSIETREIHDEAAGRRQVDDGTLDALLVGDGSNVVVVVKKDIDGKLRATLNVLAGQLALNQQIVDLGGDPARVAAEVAGAKAEVRPLEPPFDYNGQQLVLGMIAGVLIYMSLLVNGQAVAQGVVEEKSSRVVELLLATIQPWQLMAGKVLGIGLVGLIQMVVIGGVGVVAGLGLGVLTISVGSAVGTVVWLVVWFLLGFFAYSLVFAALGALVSRQEDVGGVITPPLMFVVLGYVVGISILPSDPGNKLVETLSIVPLFAPTLMPMRLAMGGVPVWQAALSVALVVALIPALVWLSGRIYRNAVMRSGGKVRLRDALKM, encoded by the coding sequence GTGAACACGTGGTCGGTAGTCGGGTTGGTGGCGGGCCGCGAGGTGCGCACCAAGTTGCGGTCCAAGGCATTCATCATCACCACGGTCGCCACTCTCGTGCTGCTCGTGGGGTTCGCGCTCGTCATGAAGCTGGCCAGTGGTGGTTCGGACTCGACGGTCGGCCTGACCGGGGGGAGCACCTCCCTTTCCGCGCCGCTCAAGGCGACCGCGGACAGCATCGGGCAGAGCATCGAGACCCGGGAGATCCACGACGAGGCCGCAGGCCGACGGCAGGTCGACGACGGGACGCTCGACGCGCTGCTCGTCGGTGACGGGTCGAACGTCGTCGTGGTCGTCAAGAAGGACATCGACGGGAAGCTGCGCGCCACGCTGAACGTGTTGGCCGGCCAGTTGGCGCTCAACCAGCAGATCGTGGACCTCGGCGGCGACCCGGCCAGGGTCGCGGCCGAGGTCGCGGGCGCCAAGGCCGAGGTGCGGCCGCTGGAACCGCCGTTCGACTACAACGGCCAGCAACTCGTCCTCGGCATGATCGCCGGTGTGCTGATCTACATGTCCCTGCTGGTCAACGGCCAAGCCGTGGCCCAGGGCGTGGTCGAGGAGAAGTCCAGCCGGGTCGTCGAACTGCTGTTGGCGACGATCCAGCCGTGGCAGCTGATGGCGGGCAAGGTCCTCGGCATCGGCCTGGTGGGGCTGATCCAGATGGTGGTGATCGGCGGCGTCGGGGTGGTCGCCGGGCTCGGCTTGGGCGTGCTGACGATCTCCGTCGGCTCCGCTGTCGGGACCGTCGTGTGGCTCGTGGTCTGGTTCCTGCTCGGCTTCTTCGCCTACTCGCTGGTCTTCGCCGCGCTCGGTGCGCTGGTGTCGCGGCAGGAGGACGTCGGCGGGGTGATCACGCCGCCGCTGATGTTCGTCGTCCTCGGCTACGTCGTCGGCATCTCGATCCTGCCGAGCGACCCCGGAAACAAGCTGGTGGAGACCCTGTCGATCGTGCCGCTGTTCGCCCCGACGCTGATGCCGATGCGGCTGGCGATGGGTGGGGTACCGGTGTGGCAGGCCGCGCTGTCGGTCGCCTTGGTCGTCGCGCTGATCCCGGCGCTGGTCTGGCTGTCCGGCCGCATCTACCGCAACGCGGTCATGCGCAGCGGCGGCAAGGTCCGGCTGCGGGACGCGCTCAAGATGTGA
- the rpmB gene encoding 50S ribosomal protein L28 — protein sequence MSAHCQVTGRKPGFGKQVSHSHRRTSRRWDPNIQQRRFWLPSENRWVRLRVSAKGIKTIDKQGVEAVVARLRKEGQRI from the coding sequence GTGTCCGCTCACTGCCAGGTCACCGGCCGCAAGCCGGGGTTCGGCAAGCAGGTGTCGCACTCCCACCGGCGGACCTCGCGCCGCTGGGACCCGAACATCCAGCAGCGCCGCTTCTGGCTGCCATCGGAGAACCGGTGGGTGCGCCTGCGGGTGTCGGCCAAGGGCATCAAGACCATCGACAAGCAGGGCGTGGAGGCCGTGGTGGCCCGTCTGCGCAAGGAAGGACAGCGGATCTGA
- a CDS encoding type B 50S ribosomal protein L31: MKPGIHPEYHPVVFQDQSTGKAFLTRSTATSANTVTWEDGNTYPLIVVDVTSDSHPFWTGNQRVMDTAGRVEKFNRRYGKRVR, from the coding sequence ATGAAACCGGGGATCCACCCCGAATACCACCCCGTGGTGTTCCAGGACCAGTCGACGGGCAAGGCGTTCCTGACCCGCTCGACGGCCACCTCCGCCAACACGGTGACGTGGGAGGACGGCAACACCTACCCGCTGATCGTGGTGGACGTGACGTCGGACTCGCACCCGTTCTGGACCGGCAACCAGCGGGTCATGGACACCGCGGGCCGCGTGGAGAAGTTCAACCGCCGCTATGGGAAGCGAGTGCGCTGA
- a CDS encoding DUF4291 domain-containing protein: MEKHEIRAKFDADTITVYQAYSPAIADAALAAGTFVPPFKRERMTWIKPSFLWMMYRCGWATKPDQERVLAIRITREGFQWALDHSCPSSPGRMDAKEWRGLLKSSPVRVQWDPERDLHHRPLAHRSIQIGLSGPAAHLFVDDWLVDLADATPSTHKIGALVREGDLDSARGLLPAERPYPG; the protein is encoded by the coding sequence GTGGAAAAGCACGAAATCCGCGCGAAGTTCGACGCGGACACGATCACCGTCTACCAGGCGTACTCACCGGCCATCGCGGACGCGGCACTCGCCGCGGGCACGTTCGTCCCGCCGTTCAAGCGGGAGCGCATGACGTGGATCAAGCCCTCGTTCCTCTGGATGATGTACCGCTGCGGCTGGGCCACGAAGCCCGACCAGGAGCGCGTACTCGCGATCCGCATCACCCGGGAGGGGTTCCAGTGGGCGCTGGACCACTCGTGCCCCAGCTCGCCAGGCCGAATGGACGCCAAGGAGTGGCGCGGGCTGTTGAAGTCGAGCCCCGTCCGCGTCCAGTGGGATCCGGAACGCGACCTGCACCACCGGCCGCTCGCGCACCGTTCGATCCAAATCGGACTGTCCGGCCCCGCCGCCCACCTCTTCGTCGACGACTGGCTCGTCGACCTGGCCGACGCCACCCCGTCGACCCACAAGATCGGCGCCTTGGTCCGCGAAGGCGACCTGGACTCCGCCCGCGGCCTGCTGCCCGCCGAACGGCCGTATCCGGGGTGA
- the rpmG gene encoding 50S ribosomal protein L33 yields MARNEIRPIIKLRSTAGTGFTYVTRKNRRNDPDRLVLMKFDPVVRRHVEFKEDR; encoded by the coding sequence ATGGCCCGCAACGAGATTCGCCCGATCATCAAGCTCCGCTCCACCGCCGGGACCGGGTTCACCTACGTCACCCGCAAGAACCGGCGCAACGACCCGGACCGCTTGGTGCTGATGAAGTTCGATCCCGTGGTCCGCCGCCACGTCGAGTTCAAAGAGGACCGCTGA
- the rpmF gene encoding 50S ribosomal protein L32 has product MAVPKRKMSRSNTRSRRSQWKAAVPELVPVTALDGRKLMVPRKLVKAYQRGLL; this is encoded by the coding sequence ATGGCTGTGCCCAAGCGGAAGATGTCGCGGTCCAACACCCGCTCGCGCCGCTCGCAGTGGAAGGCCGCGGTCCCGGAGCTGGTGCCCGTGACCGCTCTGGACGGCCGCAAGCTGATGGTGCCGCGCAAGCTGGTCAAGGCATACCAGCGCGGTCTGCTTTAG
- a CDS encoding M12 family metallo-peptidase, producing MVGAVALGSACLVLAPSAAADKPGRELFTENTFGSTAALESQPGTAGAWAKRADAGVVDSKTDAIELDLGNQRVTARRDQVRTTALGSTVWEGSIRDRQRQASGLRSDEKESVVLVRRGGGVTGSVRVDGRLYRIQPISGGEHAVTEVDESRMPPDHPRTQAGPPTVRMADTAALEANTVIRVQVIGTSDAATGFGGDMQALAELAVAETNRGYENSGIEITLELSGYETLQHKEQEMTADLARFREPADGVLDGIHASRDKQQADLNVLLVNDKSGCGLASSIGSDATTAFAAVYHGCATGYYTFAHELGHLQSARHDPETDSSTTPFAHGHGFRNGNAWRTIMAYDCPTSCSRLNYWSNPGKSYEGVAMGTAAKSDNARVLNETKATIAAFR from the coding sequence ATGGTCGGAGCGGTCGCGTTGGGATCGGCCTGTCTAGTGCTGGCGCCGTCGGCCGCGGCTGACAAACCAGGGCGGGAGCTGTTCACGGAGAACACCTTCGGGTCGACCGCGGCCTTGGAGTCGCAGCCCGGGACCGCGGGTGCGTGGGCCAAGCGCGCGGATGCGGGTGTGGTCGATTCGAAGACTGACGCGATCGAGCTGGATCTGGGGAATCAGCGGGTCACCGCCCGCCGCGACCAGGTTCGGACGACCGCGCTGGGCAGCACGGTTTGGGAAGGCTCGATCCGTGACCGCCAGCGGCAGGCAAGCGGCCTGCGGTCCGACGAGAAGGAGTCCGTCGTCCTGGTACGTCGAGGCGGCGGGGTGACCGGGTCGGTCCGGGTCGACGGGCGGCTGTACCGGATCCAGCCGATCTCCGGCGGTGAGCACGCGGTGACGGAAGTCGACGAGTCGCGCATGCCGCCAGACCATCCGAGGACGCAAGCGGGCCCACCGACAGTGCGGATGGCCGACACCGCGGCCCTTGAGGCGAACACGGTGATCCGGGTGCAGGTGATCGGCACCAGTGACGCCGCGACCGGGTTCGGCGGGGACATGCAGGCACTGGCCGAGCTGGCGGTGGCGGAGACGAACCGCGGCTACGAGAACTCGGGGATCGAGATCACGTTGGAGCTGTCCGGCTACGAGACGCTGCAGCACAAGGAACAGGAGATGACGGCCGACCTGGCCCGGTTCCGGGAGCCCGCCGACGGTGTCCTCGACGGCATCCACGCCAGCCGGGACAAGCAGCAGGCTGACCTGAATGTGTTGCTGGTCAACGACAAATCGGGTTGCGGACTCGCATCGAGCATCGGATCCGACGCCACGACAGCGTTCGCGGCGGTCTACCACGGCTGCGCGACGGGCTACTACACCTTCGCGCACGAACTGGGGCACCTGCAGTCGGCCAGGCACGACCCGGAGACGGATTCGTCCACGACACCGTTCGCCCACGGACACGGCTTCCGCAACGGGAACGCCTGGCGCACGATCATGGCCTACGACTGCCCCACCAGCTGTTCGCGGCTGAACTACTGGTCGAACCCCGGGAAGTCCTATGAGGGCGTGGCCATGGGCACCGCCGCCAAGAGCGACAACGCGCGGGTACTGAACGAAACCAAGGCAACTATCGCCGCGTTCCGCTGA
- a CDS encoding helix-turn-helix domain-containing protein, with protein sequence MAGGDEHSSWPLGPFLNEARIARKLTQKAAAARANLSRTAWQQLESGQRADGNPVRPKATTVIAAAMAVDADPTRALELAGLDPSAFEPSRAGRPATSFAEARALLAQLTEPQRRAVIDLLRTIVHDTPAEPFREDTTLSGPEPTRWDPTAPPAEPPARPEPDSD encoded by the coding sequence ATGGCAGGCGGGGACGAGCACAGTTCATGGCCCCTCGGCCCTTTCCTCAACGAGGCGCGGATCGCCCGGAAGCTCACCCAGAAAGCCGCCGCCGCTCGCGCGAACCTGTCCCGCACCGCCTGGCAACAACTCGAAAGCGGCCAACGCGCGGACGGCAACCCGGTGCGCCCCAAAGCCACCACCGTCATCGCCGCCGCCATGGCCGTCGACGCGGACCCGACCAGGGCCCTGGAACTGGCGGGCCTGGACCCGTCCGCGTTCGAACCCTCCCGAGCAGGCCGCCCCGCCACCTCGTTCGCCGAGGCCCGCGCCCTCCTGGCCCAACTGACCGAACCCCAACGCCGAGCGGTGATCGACCTCCTCCGCACCATCGTCCACGACACCCCCGCCGAGCCTTTCCGTGAAGACACGACGTTGAGCGGCCCCGAGCCGACCAGGTGGGACCCCACCGCCCCACCCGCCGAGCCGCCGGCGCGGCCCGAACCTGATTCCGACTGA